A segment of the Bdellovibrio bacteriovorus genome:
CCGTAGTTGTTAGAACTGTTGCTAAACTTCGTCGTCCAGACGGATCTTACATCCGCTTCGATGACAACTCTGCAGTTCTTATCAATGCGTCTAAAGAACCAATCGGAACACGTATCTTTGGCCCAGTTGCCAGAGAGTTGAGAGCAAAGTCTTTCGTTAAGATCGTATCTTTGGCTCCGGAAGTTCTATAAGGGGTGATGAGATGAATCGCTTACATACAAGATATAATAAAGAGATCGCTCCCGCTCTGAAGAACCAATTGGGAGTTAAAAACGTGATGCAAGTACCTCGCCTGGAGAAAATCACTCTGAGCGTGTGCTTGAGCGAAGCTGTTCAGAATCCAAAAATCTTGAACACTGTGGTTGATGAAATCACAGCGATCACTGGACAAAAAGCTGTTATCACTAAAGCAAAGAAAGCTATCTCCAACTTTAAGTTGCGTGCTGGCATCCCATTGGGTGTTCGCGTGACTTTGAGAAGAGAAAAAATGTGGTCCTTCATGGATCGTTTGAACACGCTGGCACTACCTCGCGTACGTGACTTCCGTGGCTTGCCTAACAAAGGTTTCGACGGTCGTGGTAACTACAACATGGGCTTGAAAGAGCAGATCGTGTTCCCTGAGATCAACTACGATAAAGTAGACAAGACTCGTGGTATGAACATCACTATCTGTACAACTGCGAAGAACGATACTGAAGGCAGAGCGTTGCTTGAAGCGCTTGGTATGCCTTTCAGAAAATAAGAGGTGTCACTTGGCTCGTAAAGCAAGCATTGAAAAAAATAATAAAAGAAAAGCTCTTGCTGCTAAGTATGGTCAATACAGAGCAGAATTGAGAGCTAAAGCTGTTGATATGAAGCTTTCTGACGAAGAAAGAGCAACTGCACGCACTAAGCTGCAAGCTCTTCCTCGTGACACAAACCCAAACCGCACAATCACACGTTGTGAAATTTCTGGTCGCCCTCGTGGTAACTACAGAAAATTCGGTTTGTCTCGTATTGCGTTCAGACAATTGGCCCTTGACGGTAAATTGCCTGGCGTAACGAAAGCCAGCTGGTAAGAGGTTCAGAATGGATACAATTTCTCAGTTCCTTACAATGATCAGAAACGCTGGAGCAGCAAAACACGAAAAAGTGGATATGCCTGCTTCTAAAGTGAGAGCTGGTATTGCTCAGATCTTGGTAAACGAAGGCTTCATCAGAAGCTTTAAAGTTGCTAAAGACAGCAAACAAGGCATCATGCGTGTTTATTTGAAGTATGACGAAGCTGGTGGCCACGCGATCAATAATATTGACCGTGTTAGCCGTCCTGGCCGTCGCGTTTATGTTAAATCTGACAAGATTCCAACTGTTCGTTCTGGTATGGGCATGTCCATCATCAGCACAAGCAAAGGAATCATGAGCGGTAAGCAAGCTACAGAGCAAAAACTCGGTGGCGAATTGCTTGCGACACTTTGGTAGGTGAATCATGTCTCGTATTGGAAAAGCACCCGTTGTTTTTGATAACACAGTACAAGTGAGCGTTACACCTGCTAACGAAGTAGTCGTTAAAGGTGCGAAAAGCTCTTTGAAAATCGGTATGAAACCAAATGTTTCCGCGAAAATCGACGGCAACAAAGTGGTTTTGACTCCGAACGATGAAACTAAAGAAAGCCGCGCGATGCACGGTCTTTACAGAGCACTTATCCAGAACGCAGTTACTGGCGTTACTAAGGGCTTCACTAAAGGTCTGGAGCTTCAAGGGGTTGGATATCGTGCAAACGTTGCAGGTAAAAAGTTGGAGCTTTCTTTGGGCTTCTCTCACCCTGTAATCTTCGATATCCCAGAAGGTATTGAAATTAAAGTTGATAAGCAAACACAGTTGACTATCACTGGTCCAAGTAAAGAGCTTGTTGGTCAAGTTGCGGCGAAAATCCGCTCCTTCCGTCCACCAGAGCCATACCTGGGCAAAGGTGTTCGTTACACTGGTGAGCAGATCAGACGTAAAGCCGGTAAGTCTGCTGGTAAATAATTGAGGTAAAGTATGAAATTGAAATTTAGTAAGCATACAAGC
Coding sequences within it:
- the rplN gene encoding 50S ribosomal protein L14, which translates into the protein MIQMQTRLNVADNSGAKEVMCVKVLGGSKRRVASIGDVIVVSIKEALPNAKVKKGDVAKAVVVRTVAKLRRPDGSYIRFDDNSAVLINASKEPIGTRIFGPVARELRAKSFVKIVSLAPEVL
- the rplE gene encoding 50S ribosomal protein L5, with the translated sequence MNRLHTRYNKEIAPALKNQLGVKNVMQVPRLEKITLSVCLSEAVQNPKILNTVVDEITAITGQKAVITKAKKAISNFKLRAGIPLGVRVTLRREKMWSFMDRLNTLALPRVRDFRGLPNKGFDGRGNYNMGLKEQIVFPEINYDKVDKTRGMNITICTTAKNDTEGRALLEALGMPFRK
- the rpsN gene encoding 30S ribosomal protein S14 — protein: MARKASIEKNNKRKALAAKYGQYRAELRAKAVDMKLSDEERATARTKLQALPRDTNPNRTITRCEISGRPRGNYRKFGLSRIAFRQLALDGKLPGVTKASW
- the rpsH gene encoding 30S ribosomal protein S8; amino-acid sequence: MDTISQFLTMIRNAGAAKHEKVDMPASKVRAGIAQILVNEGFIRSFKVAKDSKQGIMRVYLKYDEAGGHAINNIDRVSRPGRRVYVKSDKIPTVRSGMGMSIISTSKGIMSGKQATEQKLGGELLATLW
- the rplF gene encoding 50S ribosomal protein L6 codes for the protein MSRIGKAPVVFDNTVQVSVTPANEVVVKGAKSSLKIGMKPNVSAKIDGNKVVLTPNDETKESRAMHGLYRALIQNAVTGVTKGFTKGLELQGVGYRANVAGKKLELSLGFSHPVIFDIPEGIEIKVDKQTQLTITGPSKELVGQVAAKIRSFRPPEPYLGKGVRYTGEQIRRKAGKSAGK